In Cedecea neteri, a single genomic region encodes these proteins:
- the galF gene encoding UTP--glucose-1-phosphate uridylyltransferase GalF, with product MTNLKAVIPVAGLGMHMLPATKAIPKEMLPIVDKPMIQYIVDEIVAAGIKEIVLVTHSSKNAVENHFDTSYELEALLEQRVKRQLLAEVQSICPPGVTIMNVRQAQPLGLGHSILCAQPIVGNNPFVVVLPDVVLDGATADPLRYNLAAMVARFNETGRTQVLAKHMPNEDLSAYSVITTKEPLQNEGQVSRVVEFVEKPDQPQTLDSDLAAVGRYVLSADIWPLLEKTEPGAWGRIQLTDAIAVLNETQPVEVMQMTGESYDCGKKMGYMQAFVQYGLRNHKEGQKFRESIQKLLAKA from the coding sequence ATGACTAATTTAAAAGCAGTTATCCCGGTCGCCGGTTTAGGCATGCATATGCTGCCTGCAACGAAGGCGATTCCTAAAGAGATGCTGCCTATCGTTGATAAGCCGATGATCCAGTACATCGTCGACGAAATTGTTGCCGCTGGTATCAAAGAAATCGTGCTGGTAACCCACTCTTCCAAAAATGCTGTTGAAAACCACTTCGACACGTCATACGAGCTGGAAGCCTTGCTTGAACAGCGCGTTAAGCGTCAGTTGCTGGCTGAAGTGCAGTCTATTTGCCCTCCTGGCGTGACCATTATGAACGTTCGTCAGGCTCAACCGCTTGGGCTTGGGCACTCTATACTCTGCGCACAGCCGATCGTGGGTAACAATCCTTTCGTTGTGGTGCTGCCGGATGTGGTGCTTGATGGCGCTACCGCCGATCCGCTGCGCTATAACCTGGCTGCCATGGTGGCTCGCTTCAATGAAACAGGCCGTACTCAGGTTTTGGCTAAGCATATGCCAAATGAAGATCTGTCGGCGTATTCAGTGATCACCACCAAAGAGCCGCTGCAGAATGAAGGGCAGGTGAGCCGGGTGGTTGAGTTTGTTGAAAAACCCGATCAGCCACAAACGCTGGACTCCGATCTTGCCGCGGTAGGGCGTTATGTCTTGTCTGCGGATATCTGGCCACTGCTGGAAAAAACCGAGCCGGGCGCATGGGGACGTATTCAGTTGACCGATGCTATCGCGGTGCTGAACGAAACTCAGCCGGTAGAAGTCATGCAGATGACCGGCGAAAGCTACGACTGCGGTAAAAAAATGGGCTATATGCAGGCGTTCGTCCAGTACGGACTGCGCAACCATAAGGAAGGCCAGAAGTTTCGTGAGAGTATTCAGAAGCTTCTAGCTAAGGCATAA
- the wcaM gene encoding colanic acid biosynthesis protein WcaM produces the protein MSKSNLLKHLPFSASRRKLLAAGSALAAVSLIPGTVKAAGLSAQVNVKDFYQNDWIAAFNQAFAAADVVEVPADVVCDSINTAIFMPQGKTLHVAGGLKGNGKGRFVLQDSCQIVGEGKGRFNNITLDVRGSDCTIRGIDMSGFVSVAQIYIGGKDNRTMRNLTIDNITVHDANYAILRQGYHNRMENVRITNGHFSHLQGDAIEWNVAINDHDLLISDHVIDNINCTNGKINWGIGIGLAGSTYDNNYPEDQAVKNFVVANITGSNCRQLVHVENGKHFVIRNIKARNINPTFSRTAGIDNATVAIYGCDNFVIDDVDMVNSAGMLIGYGVIKGNYLSIPQNFKLSDIKLDNNELSSPLRGIQISSGNATSFVALNNVTLKRASLEFHNKPQHLFMRNINVMQLSTAGPALKLNFDLRKDVRGKFMAKDGTLLSLANIHAVNERGQSSVDIDRIDQLHVNSENLNFSLARVSK, from the coding sequence ATGTCGAAAAGCAACTTACTGAAGCACCTTCCTTTCTCTGCGTCTCGCCGCAAACTGCTCGCCGCAGGCTCTGCGCTGGCGGCGGTTTCACTTATTCCAGGCACGGTTAAGGCCGCTGGCCTGAGCGCCCAGGTCAATGTTAAAGATTTCTATCAAAACGACTGGATAGCCGCGTTTAACCAGGCATTTGCCGCAGCGGATGTGGTTGAAGTTCCGGCAGATGTCGTCTGTGACAGCATTAATACCGCCATTTTTATGCCGCAGGGGAAAACGCTTCATGTGGCTGGCGGGCTGAAAGGTAATGGTAAAGGGCGATTTGTACTGCAGGATAGCTGCCAGATAGTCGGGGAGGGAAAAGGGAGATTTAACAACATCACGCTGGATGTGAGGGGATCCGACTGCACGATCAGGGGCATAGATATGAGCGGGTTTGTCAGTGTGGCGCAGATTTACATTGGCGGGAAAGATAACCGGACTATGCGTAACCTGACCATCGACAACATCACGGTACATGATGCCAACTACGCCATCCTGCGGCAGGGGTATCACAACCGGATGGAGAATGTGCGTATCACCAACGGCCACTTCAGCCACCTGCAGGGGGATGCCATTGAGTGGAACGTGGCGATCAACGACCACGACCTGCTGATTTCTGACCACGTTATCGACAACATTAACTGTACTAATGGAAAGATTAACTGGGGCATAGGCATTGGGTTGGCGGGCAGCACATATGATAATAATTATCCCGAAGATCAGGCGGTAAAAAACTTCGTGGTGGCTAATATCACCGGCAGTAACTGTCGACAGCTAGTTCATGTTGAGAATGGGAAACATTTCGTTATTCGTAACATAAAAGCGCGTAATATTAATCCGACCTTTAGCCGTACCGCAGGGATTGATAACGCGACCGTGGCGATATATGGCTGCGATAACTTTGTGATTGATGATGTGGATATGGTGAACAGCGCCGGGATGTTGATTGGTTATGGCGTGATTAAGGGCAATTACCTGTCGATTCCGCAAAACTTTAAGCTTAGCGATATCAAACTCGATAATAATGAACTCAGTAGTCCTTTACGTGGCATTCAGATCTCATCCGGGAACGCAACCTCCTTTGTGGCACTGAATAACGTCACACTTAAGCGCGCCTCGCTTGAGTTTCACAACAAACCTCAGCACCTTTTCATGCGAAATATCAACGTAATGCAGCTTTCTACGGCAGGCCCAGCCCTGAAGCTGAACTTCGACCTCCGTAAGGACGTGCGGGGTAAGTTCATGGCCAAAGACGGCACGCTGCTGTCACTGGCGAATATTCATGCGGTGAATGAAAGGGGGCAAAGCTCGGTCGATATAGACCGCATCGATCAGCTTCACGTGAACAGTGAAAACCTTAATTTTTCACTCGCAAGGGTAAGCAAATAA
- the wcaK gene encoding colanic acid biosynthesis pyruvyl transferase WcaK — protein sequence MKLLILGNHTCGNRGDSAILRGLIDAITTLDDSIHVDVMSRYPVSSAWLLGRPVLGDGLYKQMKRYNNAAGLVGRVKKVLRRKYQHHVLVAKASNTGRLRNIAIPQGFIDFVKSLQEYDAIIQVGGSFFVDLYGVTQFEHALCSFMARKPVYMIGHSVGPFQEPQFNQLANYVFGHAKSLILRETVSLELMKQNQIDTSKVEQGVDTAWLVAQHEDDFVPGYAVKHWLGVVAGKKTVAITLRELAPFDKRLGTTQEAYEKAFAEVVNRTIEQGYQVLALSTCTGIDSYNKDDRMVALNIRQYINQPDDYHVVMDELNDLEMGKIFAACELTVGTRLHSAIISMNFGTPAIAINYEHKSAGIMQQLGMPEMAIDIRQLLDGSLQGVVADVLGQLPAINQRLTAAVSAERANGMNMVRSVLERVKEDK from the coding sequence ATGAAATTACTTATTCTTGGCAACCATACTTGCGGCAACCGCGGTGATAGCGCCATTTTGCGCGGGTTGATTGATGCCATCACGACGCTTGATGACAGCATTCATGTGGATGTGATGAGCCGCTACCCGGTAAGTTCTGCCTGGCTGCTGGGGCGCCCGGTTCTGGGTGACGGGCTTTACAAGCAGATGAAGCGGTATAACAACGCTGCCGGTCTGGTCGGGCGGGTCAAAAAAGTCCTGCGCCGTAAATATCAGCACCATGTGCTGGTGGCGAAGGCGAGTAACACCGGGCGGCTGCGTAATATCGCCATCCCACAGGGGTTTATTGATTTTGTGAAATCGCTGCAGGAATACGACGCGATTATTCAGGTGGGCGGCTCTTTCTTTGTCGATCTTTATGGCGTCACGCAGTTTGAGCACGCGCTGTGCAGCTTTATGGCCCGCAAGCCGGTTTATATGATTGGCCACAGCGTGGGGCCGTTCCAGGAGCCGCAGTTTAACCAACTGGCGAACTACGTCTTCGGTCACGCGAAGTCCCTGATTCTGCGCGAAACCGTGAGCCTTGAGTTGATGAAGCAAAACCAAATCGACACCAGCAAGGTGGAACAGGGCGTCGATACGGCGTGGCTGGTGGCGCAGCATGAAGATGATTTTGTGCCGGGTTATGCGGTTAAACACTGGCTGGGCGTGGTGGCAGGCAAGAAAACCGTGGCGATTACGCTGCGCGAACTGGCGCCGTTTGATAAGCGATTGGGCACCACCCAGGAAGCCTACGAGAAGGCCTTTGCCGAAGTAGTAAATCGCACGATTGAACAGGGCTATCAGGTCCTGGCGCTTTCCACCTGTACCGGCATCGACAGCTATAACAAAGACGACCGCATGGTGGCGCTCAATATCCGCCAGTACATCAATCAGCCCGATGACTACCACGTCGTGATGGACGAGCTGAACGATCTGGAAATGGGCAAGATTTTTGCTGCCTGTGAGCTCACGGTGGGAACGCGTCTTCATTCGGCCATAATTTCGATGAACTTCGGCACGCCGGCTATCGCCATCAACTACGAGCACAAATCTGCGGGCATCATGCAGCAATTGGGGATGCCAGAAATGGCTATTGATATTCGCCAGTTGTTGGACGGCTCTTTGCAGGGCGTCGTGGCGGATGTTTTGGGGCAGTTGCCCGCGATTAACCAACGACTTACGGCGGCAGTAAGCGCAGAGCGTGCTAACGGCATGAACATGGTGCGGTCGGTGCTTGAGCGAGTTAAGGAGGATAAATGA
- the wcaL gene encoding colanic acid biosynthesis glycosyltransferase WcaL, with product MKVGFFLLKFPLASETFVLNQITAFIDMGHEVEIVALQKGDLTNTHAAFKSYGLSEKTVWLLEEPEGKVAKLKSRAWNTLHGALRGSTWRALNRTRYGDEARNLILSSICGRQKQPLEADVFIAHFGPAGVTAAKLKELGVLNGKIATVFHGIDISHRDALEHYTPEYRQLFERGDLMLPISNLWASRLKNMGCPESKIAVSRMGVDMDKFSLRPMKTPGVTLEIISVARLTEKKGLHFAIEACRLLKARGVAFRYNILGIGPWERRLKTLIEQLQLEDVVFMPGFKPSHEVKAMLDQADLFLLPSVTGEDGDMEGIPVALMEAMAVGIPVVSTVHSGIPELIDADESGWLVPEKDAFALADKLQTVASVPESDLQLMLARAREKVAAQFNQQVIYQQLARQLQTL from the coding sequence ATGAAGGTCGGTTTCTTCCTGCTGAAGTTTCCCCTGGCGTCGGAAACTTTTGTGCTGAATCAGATAACCGCTTTTATCGACATGGGCCACGAGGTTGAGATTGTTGCCCTGCAAAAGGGCGACCTGACCAATACCCACGCGGCGTTTAAAAGCTATGGGCTTTCGGAAAAAACCGTCTGGCTGCTCGAAGAGCCAGAAGGTAAAGTCGCGAAGCTGAAAAGCCGGGCGTGGAATACGCTGCATGGGGCTTTGCGAGGCAGCACATGGCGAGCGTTAAACCGCACGCGCTATGGCGATGAAGCCCGTAATCTGATCCTGTCCTCGATTTGTGGCCGGCAGAAACAGCCGCTGGAGGCCGACGTTTTTATTGCTCACTTTGGCCCGGCGGGCGTTACCGCCGCCAAGCTTAAGGAGCTTGGCGTACTCAACGGCAAAATTGCCACCGTGTTTCACGGGATTGATATCTCGCACCGTGATGCGCTGGAGCACTATACGCCGGAATACAGGCAGCTGTTTGAGCGTGGGGATTTGATGTTGCCCATCAGCAATCTCTGGGCCAGCCGCCTGAAGAACATGGGCTGCCCGGAGAGCAAAATTGCGGTCTCAAGGATGGGCGTGGATATGGACAAGTTTTCTTTAAGGCCCATGAAAACGCCGGGGGTAACGCTGGAGATTATCTCGGTGGCGCGCCTGACGGAAAAAAAAGGGTTACATTTTGCCATTGAGGCCTGCCGCCTGCTGAAGGCGCGCGGCGTGGCATTTCGCTACAACATTTTAGGTATTGGCCCCTGGGAGCGTCGTCTGAAGACGCTGATTGAGCAACTGCAGCTGGAAGATGTGGTCTTTATGCCCGGTTTTAAGCCGAGTCATGAAGTGAAGGCGATGCTGGACCAGGCCGACCTGTTCCTGCTTCCTTCGGTAACCGGCGAAGACGGGGACATGGAAGGCATCCCCGTGGCGCTGATGGAGGCGATGGCCGTTGGCATTCCCGTCGTGTCTACCGTGCATAGCGGTATTCCTGAGCTTATCGACGCCGATGAATCGGGCTGGCTGGTGCCGGAAAAGGACGCCTTTGCGCTTGCCGATAAGTTACAGACCGTGGCTTCTGTGCCAGAAAGCGACCTGCAGTTAATGCTGGCTCGGGCAAGAGAGAAAGTTGCCGCCCAGTTCAATCAGCAGGTTATCTACCAGCAGCTTGCCCGTCAGCTTCAGACGCTATAA